The DNA region ACGGCCCGGCCTCGGGGGCGGGACGCATGCCCGGCACCGCGGGCTCGTCCTCCGCCCGGCGGTGCCGCGCGGTCGGCGCCTCGACGGCGGCGGCGTCACGGCCCTTGTTGCGACCGAACAACTTCGAGAAGAAACTCACGGGCGAATCCCCTTGCGTGTGACAGACCCGCCCGCGGGGCAGGGTGAGAACCTCGGACAGGCTGCGGGCCCGGTTGCGGTCCGGGCCTGCTGGAGTGGTACTCCGACGGTTGTTGCTGCGGTTGGTGCTACGGAGCGTACTGGTGCGAACCAGTCTCTCCCACGCGACGACGGCCCCCCGCACCGGGTGCCGCCCGCCCGTGACGGGCCGTTCGTCGAGCGCCCCGTCACTTCGAAGCCGGCTTGGCGTACTGCGGCGTCTTCAGGTCCACGACGGCGTCGACGACCACCTTCTGCTGCTGGGTGATCGTCGCCCGCGCCTGGTGGCTCTCCAGGGTACGGACGACGCCTCCCGGAATGTTCAGCGCGGGCGTCAGGTCCTGCGGGTTCCCCACGACGGTGAACCGATAGGGCTGCGAGACCTTCTTCCCGTCGATCTGCACCCCACCGCCCGACAGGTCGGTGAAGTTCGTGTTGACCACCACGCGCACATCGTTGATCTGAATCGCCTCCGCCCCCGCCGCTCGAAGTTCCTGCAGGGTGTCCAGCAGCATATCTGCCTTCACCAGCCCTTGGGGATCATCGACCGTGAGTACGATGCCCGGCCCGGTGGCTTTGACCGTACCGGCCAGCACACCCAGTTCGGTCATCTTCTTCCTGGTCTGCTCCTGGGCCTCCTTGGCCTGGTTGGAGCTGTTCTCCAACTTCGCCAGGGACTGTTCGAGCTCCGCCTTCTCCTGCTGGAGACGCTGCTGACGGCTGTCCAGTTCGTCGAGGATCCGGACCAGGTCCTCCTGCCGGGCCCCGCGCAGCTGGTTGTGGTGGTCGTTGGTCGAGCGCACCTGGATCGCCAGCGCCAGGCCGAGCGAGAACAGCAGCAGCGCCACCACCAGCTGCCCGCGCGACAGCCGCGGCGGCCACAGCGCGGCCCGCAGCCGCCGCCGACCGGCGTTCCGGTCCACGGCGGGCGACTCCTCGACGGCCTCCGGCTCGGCGGTTTCCGACGGTTCGGCGGCGTCGACCGGCTCGGGCTCGGCCTCCGGTTCAGCCACGGCCTCGCGCACCGGCTCCGGCTCGACCGCCTTCACCAAGCGCACCGACGGCTCCGGCTCCTCCGCCCCGGCCTCGAGCTCGGCCGCAGCGTCCGACTCCGCCGGCTCCCGCTCCTCGGCCCCGGCTTCGGCGGCCTCCTCGGCCTCCTCGGCCGGCTCGGCCCCTGCTGGCTCCTCCGGAACGGACTCCTCCGCCGTCCCGGCCGTCCCGGCCGTCTCGGACGTCTCGGACGTCTCCCCCGCAGACTCCTCGCCCGGCGCCGCAACGGTCTCTTCGACCACCGGCGCCTCCGCCTTCTCCTTCTCCTCCTTGGCCGCCGCCTCGCGGCCCGGCTCAGGCACGGAAGACATGGCGCCGGATCGCAGCCGCGTTGGAGAAGATGCGGATGCCGAGGACGACGACCACACCCGTGGACAGCTGCGAGCCGACGCCCAGCTGGTCACCCAGGAACACGATCAGCGCCGCGACCACCACGTTCGACAGGAACGAGACGATGAAGACCTTGTCGTTGAAGATCCCGTCCAGCATCGCCCGGACGCCGCCGAACACCGCGTCCAGCGCCGCCACCACCGCGATCGGCAGGTAGGGGACGACAGCGTCGGGCACCTCGGGTTGGACGAAGAGGCCGACGACCACCCCGATCACGAGCCCCAGTACGGCAATCACGGTCTAGCTGCTCCTGTCCCTGTCGTGGTCTTGGCGGTTCCGCCGGCCGGACGCCGCTTCGCGGTCGATCCGCCGCCGGTCGCGGATGGTGAAACGGATGCCGTCGGGCTCTCCGAGGTTCCCGGGCCACCCGACGGCGTCCCGCCCGACGGAGTCCCGCTCGGACCGACCGACGGCGTGGCCGACGGCGTCGCCGTGGGCGAGGGCTCGGGCGTGACCGGCTGGGCGCTCCGCAGCGTCACACCCACCGCCGCCGGCAGCGTCAGGCTCTTCTGCGCGGAGAGCGTCGACTTGATGCCGTACTTCTCCTCGAGCAACCGCAGGTACTGCCCGGCCATGTCGTTCTCGAAGGCGGTGAGGAGCTTCGGCCCGTCCCCGATCGCCTGGATGTTGTACGGCGGCACCAGCGGCCGGTTGTCCACCAGCACCGCCTCGCCCGCGGCCCGGATCGCGGACAGTGCGGTCAGTCGCTGCCCGTTGATCGAGACTGCCTCCGCACCGGACCCCCACAGCCCGTTCACCACCAGCTGCAGGTCGCGGTCGCGCAGCCGGCCGCTGTTGGAGAAGCCCTGCCCGGCCCGCGGGTCGACGTTGCCCCCGCCCCCCGTGCCGGCCGCGTCCTCCAGGACCAGCTTCACTCCGGGCCCGGTGACCTCTCCCAACCCCACCTGGTCGGTCAGCACGGCCGCCCCGCCGTCCCCGGAGGCCAGCGCCTGCTGCTGGGTGTCGTCGACCTTGCGCCGCAGGTCCTGGACCTCCTTCTGCAGGTGGTCCGCCGAACCGTTGCTGTCGTTGATCCGGTGGATCAACGCGTCCCGCTCCTTGGCCAGCGTGGGCTCCGCCTTGTGCGCGTTCACCGCCCCGACCGTCACCACCGCACCGACCAGCGCCAGTCCGGCGCCCAGCGTCAGCAGACCCCGCAGGGTCCGGGGTATCCGGCCGTCGTGCTCACCGCCCCGGGCCGCGGCCGCCTCGGCGTAGCCCTCGTCCAGGCTGTGGTCCATCACGTTGGTCAGCAGGGACATCGAGGCGTCCGGGCGGTTGTACCGTCCGTTCGGCGTACTCGGTGTCGGCGTCGCTGGCATGCGGACCATCGTCCCATGACCGCCGAGGGGCCCGAGCACGGCCCCTGAGCTGCACACACGCCGCACACATCCCCGGAAGGTGACGGACCCTTCCGAATGACGTGAAAACGGACAACGGGGCGCGCGGACCAGGCCGCACGCCCCGCCGTTCAGCGGGCTCCTCCCCTCAGCCGGTCACCGCCCCGCGCCCTCGACCACGGCCGCCCACTCGTCCAGCAGCGCCTCGGTCGCCTCGTCGTCCGGTCCCTCGGCCCACAGGTGGGTGACCGCCTCGGCCGGGTCCGGCAGGACCAGCGTCCAGCGCCCGTCCGCCTCGACCACCCGCACGCCGTCCGTGGTGTCCAGCCGCCGGCTGCCGGCCGCCTCCACCACCGAGCGCATCACCATGCCCTTCGCCGCCCACGGCGTCGCGATGTCCCGGCGCCGGATGTGCGCCTGCGGGATCCGCGCGTCGATCTGGCTCAGCGTGAGCTGGGTCCGGGCCACCAGGCCCACCAGCCGGACGAAGGCCGCGGCACCGTCCAGCACCCCGCTGAACTCGGGCACCACGAAGCCGCCGCGCCCGTCCCCGCCGAACACCGTGCCCTCGGCGGAGGCCGCCTTCGCCAGGTCGTCCGGCGTCGTCGTGGTCCAGATGACCTGGGTGCCGTGGTACGCGGCGACCTGCTCGGCGATCCGGGTCGTGGTCACCGGCAGCGCCACCTGCCCGCTACGCCGCTCCGCCGCGACCAGGTCCAGCAGCACCAGCAGCGCCCGGTCGTCGTCGATCACCCGACCGAGCTCGTCCACGAACGCGACCCGCTCGCCGACCGGATCGAACCGCACGCCGAAGGCCGCCCGCGAGGAGGCCACCAGCTCACCGAGCCTGGCCAGCCCGGCCCGCCGCGTCTCCGCGTCCTCCGTCGGCCGCGCCTCGTCCAGCCCGCTGGAGACGGTGAGCGCCTCCACCCCGAGCCGGCCGAGGATGCTGGGCAGAACCAGCCCGGCACTACCGTGCGCGGTGTCCACCACCACCTTCAGCCCGGCCTCCCGGATCCCGGAGGTGTCCACCGTCCGCAACAGGTTGCCCGCGTAGGAGTCGAACACGCTGGACGGGAAGGTCAGGTCCCCGATCTCGCCCGGGAAGGCCCGCCGGTACTCCTGGCGGGCGTAGACCCGGTCGAGCTTGCGCTGCCCGGCCTGGGAGAGGTCCGCCCCGCGCTCGTCGAAGAAGAGGATGTCCAGCGAGTCCGGCACCCCCGGCGTGGTCCGCAGGAAGATCCCGCCCGCGCTCCCCCGCGCGGTGTGCTGCCGGGCCACCGGCATCGGCACGTTCTCGAGGTCGCGGACGTCGATCGCGGAGGTCTGCAGCGCCGAAATCATCGCCCGTTTGAGCGCACGCGCACCACGCGAGTGGTCACGCGCAATGGTGACGGTGGCGCCCTTCTTCAACGTCGTGGCGTACGCACCGGCCAGCCGGACGGCCAGCTCCGGGGTGATCTCGACGTTCAGGATGCCGGAGACGCCGCGGACGCCGAAGAGGTGCTCCTGGCCACGCGACTCCCAGATCACCGAGGTGTTGACCACGGCACCGGCCTCGATGGTCTTGAACGGGTAGACCCGGACGTTGGCCGCGATGATCGACTCCTCGCCGACCAGGCACTCGTCCCCGATCACCGCGCCGTCCTCGATCCGCGCGGCCCGCATCACATCGGTGTTCTTGCCCACCACGCAGCCGCGCAGATTGCTCTGCGGCCCGACGTACACGTTGTCGTGCACCACCGCCCGGTGCAGGAACGCCCCGCGCTTGACCACCACGTTGCTACCGAGCACGGTGTGCTCGCGGATCTCGACGCCGGCCTCGACCTTGGCGTAGTCCCCGATGTACAGCGGCCCGCGCAGCACCGCCTCCGGGTCCACCTCCGCCCCTTCGGCCACCCAGACGCCCGGCGAGATCTCGAAGCCCTCGAGCTCGACGTCGACCTTGCCCTCCAGGACGTCCGCCTGCGCCTTGCCGTAGCTCTCGTGGGTGCCCACGTCCTCCCAGTAACCCTCGGCGACGTAGCCGTAGACCCGCTTGCCCTCCTTCAACAGCTGCGGGAAGACGTCGCTCGACCAGTCGACGGACTCACCGGCCGCGACGTAGTCGAAGACCTCCGGCTCCATCACGTAGATGCCGGTGTTCACCGTGTCGGAGAAGACCTGCCCCCAGGTCGGCTTCTCCAGGAAACGCTCGACCCGACCTTCCTCGTCCGTGATCGTGATACCGAACTCCAGGGGATTCGGCACCCTGGTGAGACAGACCGTGACCAGCGCGTTCTTGCTACGGTGAAAGTCGATCAATTCCGTGAGATCGAAGTCGGTCAGCGCGTCGCCGGAGATCACCAGGAAGGAATCGTCCTTGAGCGCGTCCTCGGCGTTCTTGACACTCCCCGCAGTGCCGAGCGGCGTCTCTTCATGGGCATAGGTGAGGTGCATGCCCAGTTCCTCACCGTCACCGAAGTAGTTCTTGACGAGTGATGCCAGGAACTGGACGGTGACGACGGTGTCGGAGAGGCCGTGCCGCTTCAGCAGCCGAAGCACGTGCTCCATGATCGGCATATTGGCGACCGGAAGCAGCGGCTTCGGCATGCTGGAGGTCATCGGGCGGAGTCGGGTGCCCTCGCCCCCTGCCATGACTACGGCTTTCATTACGGGTGCGTCCTCCTTCGCGGTGGTGGACCTACAGGTCCATCAAACCGTTCCAGAGGTTCTCTACCCGGAAGGTCTCGTCCGACGCACCGGGGCAGCGTGGGACTTCTCTCAGATCACGTCTCAGGCTGTGGACGCCGAGCCCGCGGTGGCGCGCTTGATGATCTGCCGCGCCTGAACCGCGTAAAGAATCGCCGACCACCAGTACAACGTGGTCCCCCACCAGATGAAGGCCCAGCTCACCACCTCGGCCGGCCGCGCGATCCAGCTGTCGATACCGCCGAGCAGCAGAAGCGGAAACGCGTACATCAGATTGAAGGTCGCGGCCTTCCCGAGGAAACTCGTCTGCAGCGGCCCGTAACCGTGCTTGTTCAGAATGGGCAGCAGCGACGCGATGAAAAGTTCCCGGGCCACCAGAATCGCCGTCACCCACCACGGCAGGAACTCACGCCACGTCAATCCGATGAGGGTGGACAGCACGTAGAGCCGGTCGGCCAGCGGGTCCAGCAGCTGCCCCACCCGACTGATCTGCCCCCACCGCCTGGCGAGCTTTCCGTCCAGGTAGTCACTGACCCCGCTGAGCGCCAGGATCAGCAGCGCCCAACCGTCGTTCTTGGGCCCGCCGAAGGCGGGCCACAGGATGAGCCAGAGAAAGAGCGGAACGCCGACCAGCCGGCCCATGCTCAGCAGGTTGGGGATGGTGAGGACGCGATCGGTCTGGACCCGCGTCTCCTGGACCTCCACCCGGGGGCCCTCCTGTCCTGTGTCACGACAATGCATGTTGACCTTACAACAGAGAAGCCCCCGTCCGGTTCACCCGGCGGGGGCTTCTCTCGAAGAATTGTTCGGCGGCGTCCTACTCTCCCACAGGGTCCCCCCTGCAGTACCATCGGCGCTGTGAGGCTTAGCTTCCGGGTTCGGAATGTAACCGGGCGTTTCCCTCACGCTATGACCACCGAAACACTATGAAACTGTCGACCCGCCGACAAGGCAGTCGTTGTTTCAGAACAACACAGTGGACGCGAGCAACTGAGGACAAGCCCTCGGCCTATTAGTACCGGTCAACTCCACCCCTCACAGGGCTTCCATATCCGGCCTATCAACCCAGTCGTCTACTGGGAGCCTTACCCTCTCAAGGAGGTGGGAGTGCTCATCTCGAAGCAGGCTTCCCGCTTAGATGCTTTCAGCGGTTATCCCTCCCGAACGTAGCCAACCAGCCATGCCCTTGGCAGAACAACTGGCACACCAGAGGTTCGTCCGTCCCGGTCCTCTCGTACTAGGGACAGCCCTTCTCAACACTCCTACGCGCACAGCGGATAGGGACCGAACTGTCTCACGACGTTCTAAACCCAGCTCGCGTACCGCTTTAATGGGCGAACAGCCCAACCCTTGGGACCTACTCCAGCCCCAGGATGCGACGAGCCGACATCGAGGTGCCAAACCATCCCGTCGATATGGACTCTTGGGGAAGATCAGCCTGTTATCCCCGGGGTACCTTTTATCCGTTGAGCGACGGCGCTTCCACAAGCCACCGCCGGATCACTAGTCCCTACTTTCGTACCTGCTCGACCCGTCAGTCTCACAGTCAAGCTCCCTTGTGCACTTACACTCAACACCTGATTGCCAACCAGGCTGAGGGAACCTTTGGGCGCCTCCGTTACCCTTTAGGAGGCAACCGCCCCAGTTAAACTACCCACCAGACACTGTCCCTGATCCGGATCACGGACCCAGGTTAGACATCCAGCACGACCAGAGTGGTATTTCAACGGCGACTCCACAACAACTGGCGTTGCTGCTTCACAGTCTCCCACCTATCCTACACAAGCCGAACCGAACACCAATATCAAGCTATAGTAAAGGTCCCGGGGTCTTTCCGTCCTGCTGCGCGAAACGAGCATCTTTACTCGTAATGCAATTTCACCGGGCCTATGGTTGAGACAGTCGAGAAGTCGTTACGCCATTCGTGCAGGTCGGAACTTACCCGACAAGGAATTTCGCTACCTTAGGATGGTTATAGTTACCACCGCCGTTTACTGGCGCTTAAGTTCTCAGCTTCGCCTAGTCGAAACTAAGCTAACCGGTCCCCTTAACGTTCCAGCACCGGGCAGGCGTCAGTCCGTATACATCGCCTTACGGCTTCGCACGGACCTGTGTTTTTAGTAAACAGTCGCTTCTCGCTGGTCTCTGCGGCCACCCCCAGCTCAAGGCGCAAAGCCCGTCACCAGGAATGGCCCCCCTTCTCCCGAAGTTACGGGGGCATTTTGCCGAGTTCCTTAACCATAGTTCACCCGAACGCCTCGGTATTCTCTACCTGACCACCTGAGTCGGTTTGGGGTACGGGCCGCCATGAAACTCGCTAGAGGCTTTTCTCGACAGCATAGGATCATCCACTTCACCACAATCGGCTCGGCATCAGGTCTCAGACTATATGTGAGGCGGATTTGCCTACCCCACGTCCTACACCCTTACCCCGGGACAACCACCGCCCGGGCTGGACTACCTTCCTGCGTCACCCCATCGCTCACCTACTGCAGACTTGGACCGGCGGCTCCACCACTTCCCTTCACCCGAAGGATCCGGGACGGCTTCACGGCCTTAGCATCACCTGGTTCAGCGTTGGCGCTTCAAAGCGGGTACGGGAATATCAACCCGTTGTCCATCGACTACGCCTGTCGGCCTCGCCTTAGGTCCCGACTTACCCTGGGCAGATCAGCTTGACCCAGGAACCCTTGGTCAATCGGCGCAAGAGTTTCCCACTCTTGTATCGCTACTCATGCCTGCATTCTCACTCGTATACCGTCCACGACTCGATTCCTCGGCCGCTTCACCCGGCACACGACGCTCCCCTACCCATCACAGCCCCCGTTAGGAGTATTGCTGCAATGACACGACTTCGGTGGTGTGCTTGAGCCCCGCTACATTGTCGGCGCGGAATCACTTGACCAGTGAGCTATTACGCACTCTTTCAAGGGTGGCTGCTTCTAAGCCAACCTCCTGGTTGTCTCTGCGACTCCACATCCTTTCCCACTTAGCACACGCTTAGGGACCTTAGTCGGTGTTCTGGGCTGTTTCCCTCTCGACCATGGAGCTTATCCCCCACAGTCTCACTGCCACGCTCTCACTTACCGGCATTCGGAGTTTGGCTAAGGTCAGTAACCCGGTAAGGCCCATCGCCTATCCAGTGCTCTACCTCCGGCAAGAAACACGTGACGCTGCACCTAAATGCATTTCGGGGAGAACCAGCTATCACGGAGTTTGATTGGCCTTTCACCCCTAACCACAGGTCATCCCCCAGGTTTTCAACCCTGGTGGGTTCGGTCCTCCACACGGTCTTACCCGCGCTTCAACCTGCCCATGGCTAGATCACTCCGCTTCGGGTCTTGGGCATGCAACTCAACCGCCCTATTCGGACTCGCTTTCGCTACGGCTACCCCACACGGGTTAACCTCGCTACACACCGCAAACTCGCAGGCTCATTCTTCAAAAGGCACGCAGTCACGGCCAGCCGGCAAGCCGACTGACGACGCTCCCACGGCTTGTAGGCACACGGTTTCAGGTACTATTTCACTCCGCTCCCGCGGTACTTTTCACCATTCCCTCACGGTACTATCCGCTATCGGTCACCAGGGAATATTTAGGCTTAGCGGGTGGTCCCGCCAGATTCACACGGGATTTCTCGGGCCCCGTGCTACTTGGGAGATGAGCAAGCAAGCCGTACAGATTTCGTCTACGGGGGTCTTACCCTCTACGCCGGACCTTTCGCATGTCCTTCGACTACCCATACGGTTTCTGACTCGCCCAGCCGCCGGCAGACGACTGAAGCTCATTCCCACAACCCCGCATTGGCAACCCCTGCCGGGTCTCACACCAATACGGTTTAGCCTCATCCAGTTTCGCTCGCCACTACTCCCGGAATCACGGTTGTTTTCTCTTCCTGCGGGTACTGAGATGTTTCACTTCCCCGCGTTCCCTCCACACTGCCTATGTGTTCAGCAGCGGGTGACAGCCCATGACGACTGCCGGGTTTCCCCATTCGGACACCCCCGGATCAAAGCTCGGTTGACAGCTCCCCGGGGCCTATCGCGGCCTCCCACGTCCTTCATCGGTTCCTGGTGCCAAGGCATCCACCGTGCGCCCTTAAAAACTTGGCCACAGATGCTCGCGTCCACTGTGCAGTTCTCAAACAACGACCAGTCACACACCCTCGACAACCCGAACCGGGCTACCTCGAGTGAGGCCGGCAACCATGAGGCAACTCCCGTTCCCTCAGGACCCAACAACGTGCCCGACACAGTCAATCCCAGAATCGCGTTCCACGCCGAAGCAGTACTAACCCCTGGTCTCTTCCTGTGCCGAATAGTCAACGTTCCACCCATGAGCAACCGTGCAGGACACTCGCCTGCAAGCGGCATATTGCTCCTTAGAAAGGAGGTGATCCAGCCGCACCTTCCGGTACGGCTACCTTGTTACGACTTCGTCCCAATCGCTGGTCCCACCTTCGACGGCTCCATCCCAGAGGGTTAGGCCACCGGCTTCGGGTGTTACCGACTTTCGTGACGTGACGGGCGGTGTGTACAAGGCCCGGGAACGTATTCACCGCAGCATGCTGATCTGCGATTACTAGCAACTCCAACTTCATGGGGTCGAGTTGCAGACCCCAATCCGAACTGAGGCCGGCTTTTTGGGATTCGCTCCGCCTCACGGCATCGCAGCCCTTTGTACCGACCATTGTAGCACGTGTGCAGCCCAAGACATAAGGGGCATGATGATTTGACGTCGTCCCCACCTTCCTCCGAGTTGACCCCGGCAGTCTCCTGTGAGTCCCCGACATTACTCGCTGGCAACACAGAACAAGGGTTGCGCTCGTTGCGGGACTTAACCCAACATCTCACGACACGAGCTGACGACAACCATGCACCACCTGTATACCGACCACAAGGGGGCACCTGTCTCCAGGTGTTTCCGGCATATGTCAAGCCTTGGTAAGGTTCTTCGCGTTGCGTCGAATTAAGCCACATGCTCCGCTGCTTGTGCGGGCCCCCGTCAATTCCTTTGAGTTTTAGCCTTGCGGCCGTACTCCCCAGGCGGGGAACTTAATGCGTTAGCTGCGGCACCGACCACGTGGAATGTGGCCAACACCTAGTTCCCAACGTTTACGGCGTGGACTACCAGGGTATCTAATCCTGTTCGCTCCCCACGCTTTCGCTCCTCAGCGTCAGTAATGGCCCAGAGATCCGCCTTCGCCACCGGTGTTCCTCCTGATATCTGCGCATTTCACCGCTACACCAGGAATTCCGATCTCCCCTACCACACTCTAGCCTGCCCGTATCGAATGCAGACCCGGGGTTAAGCCCCGGGCTTTCACATCCGACGCGACAGGCCGCCTACGAGCTCTTTACGCCCAATAATTCCGGACAACGCTCGCACCCTACGTATTACCGCGGCTGCTGGCACGTAGTTAGCCGGTGCTTCTTCTGCAGGTACCGTCACTTGCGCTTCTTCCCTGCTGAAAGAGGTTTACAACCCGAAGGCCGTCATCCCTCACGCGGCGTCGCTGCATCAGGCTTTCGCCCATTGTGCAATATTCCCCACTGCTGCCTCCCGTAGGAGTCTGGGCCGTGTCTCAGTCCCAGTGTGGCCGGTCGCCCTCTCAGGCCGGCTACCCGTCGTCGCCTTGGTAGGCCATTACCCCACCAACAAGCTGATAGGCCGCGGGCTCATCCTGCACCGCCGGAGCTTTCCACCAACCCCCATGCGGAGGAAGGTCATATCCGGTATTAGACCCCGTTTCCAGGGCTTGTCCCAGAGTGCAGGGCAGATTG from Kitasatospora cathayae includes:
- a CDS encoding CDP-alcohol phosphatidyltransferase family protein gives rise to the protein MEVQETRVQTDRVLTIPNLLSMGRLVGVPLFLWLILWPAFGGPKNDGWALLILALSGVSDYLDGKLARRWGQISRVGQLLDPLADRLYVLSTLIGLTWREFLPWWVTAILVARELFIASLLPILNKHGYGPLQTSFLGKAATFNLMYAFPLLLLGGIDSWIARPAEVVSWAFIWWGTTLYWWSAILYAVQARQIIKRATAGSASTA
- a CDS encoding small basic family protein, coding for MIAVLGLVIGVVVGLFVQPEVPDAVVPYLPIAVVAALDAVFGGVRAMLDGIFNDKVFIVSFLSNVVVAALIVFLGDQLGVGSQLSTGVVVVLGIRIFSNAAAIRRHVFRA
- a CDS encoding mannose-1-phosphate guanyltransferase; the encoded protein is MKAVVMAGGEGTRLRPMTSSMPKPLLPVANMPIMEHVLRLLKRHGLSDTVVTVQFLASLVKNYFGDGEELGMHLTYAHEETPLGTAGSVKNAEDALKDDSFLVISGDALTDFDLTELIDFHRSKNALVTVCLTRVPNPLEFGITITDEEGRVERFLEKPTWGQVFSDTVNTGIYVMEPEVFDYVAAGESVDWSSDVFPQLLKEGKRVYGYVAEGYWEDVGTHESYGKAQADVLEGKVDVELEGFEISPGVWVAEGAEVDPEAVLRGPLYIGDYAKVEAGVEIREHTVLGSNVVVKRGAFLHRAVVHDNVYVGPQSNLRGCVVGKNTDVMRAARIEDGAVIGDECLVGEESIIAANVRVYPFKTIEAGAVVNTSVIWESRGQEHLFGVRGVSGILNVEITPELAVRLAGAYATTLKKGATVTIARDHSRGARALKRAMISALQTSAIDVRDLENVPMPVARQHTARGSAGGIFLRTTPGVPDSLDILFFDERGADLSQAGQRKLDRVYARQEYRRAFPGEIGDLTFPSSVFDSYAGNLLRTVDTSGIREAGLKVVVDTAHGSAGLVLPSILGRLGVEALTVSSGLDEARPTEDAETRRAGLARLGELVASSRAAFGVRFDPVGERVAFVDELGRVIDDDRALLVLLDLVAAERRSGQVALPVTTTRIAEQVAAYHGTQVIWTTTTPDDLAKAASAEGTVFGGDGRGGFVVPEFSGVLDGAAAFVRLVGLVARTQLTLSQIDARIPQAHIRRRDIATPWAAKGMVMRSVVEAAGSRRLDTTDGVRVVEADGRWTLVLPDPAEAVTHLWAEGPDDEATEALLDEWAAVVEGAGR
- a CDS encoding DUF881 domain-containing protein, with product MSSVPEPGREAAAKEEKEKAEAPVVEETVAAPGEESAGETSETSETAGTAGTAEESVPEEPAGAEPAEEAEEAAEAGAEEREPAESDAAAELEAGAEEPEPSVRLVKAVEPEPVREAVAEPEAEPEPVDAAEPSETAEPEAVEESPAVDRNAGRRRLRAALWPPRLSRGQLVVALLLFSLGLALAIQVRSTNDHHNQLRGARQEDLVRILDELDSRQQRLQQEKAELEQSLAKLENSSNQAKEAQEQTRKKMTELGVLAGTVKATGPGIVLTVDDPQGLVKADMLLDTLQELRAAGAEAIQINDVRVVVNTNFTDLSGGGVQIDGKKVSQPYRFTVVGNPQDLTPALNIPGGVVRTLESHQARATITQQQKVVVDAVVDLKTPQYAKPASK